One genomic region from Sander lucioperca isolate FBNREF2018 chromosome 3, SLUC_FBN_1.2, whole genome shotgun sequence encodes:
- the nedd4a gene encoding E3 ubiquitin-protein ligase NEDD4a isoform X1 yields MARRLRLHFASRRSNTDPLSESLSSHGEQSGVSVSARSPAESLAHSSVHLKVTPLSPNYANLQRYSSVFIPRVNAGGFNKKSILQISLQPCGKLTGELNGNIEDGDPGASEGGAGSGSDGSSCSSSMASDAGYCSSNSIFEPEASEKHRTTQERSLLSRKSKVPLRRCSSLVIFPKSPCSTPPASPVSPVALPALPPARGSYQSSLQTSASEFSLDDEEVNCRESTTTAASDRRLPKGSCSSELRDTKHMVQFNIPIQDEPKGKMEDRCKIRELSSTLDRSNRHSSSVLLHFAHQRPMVSGKGATTTATVNVEYPEAPNPATHPEGEQNPHKKLYRSTSACLFSSTKLSEKAHKVCSSGKGQERPDENHCHRAIQRSFSLEVPYANTGISCHVSNPKLSSPHSPHVHIHLSPCCPAKLQSSVTDVNTSHKGNNTPESPVQNTKTRDDFLGQVDIPLNQIPTENPNTERPYTFKDFLLHPRSHKSRVKGHLRLKMTYLPKNPDSEEQTAEQTEDMDPGWEFLEAQDMSGPRQNQLLPALPPGWEERQDNLGRTYFVNHESRTTQWTRPTIQNVDVEMQRRQNNNIDAEHAIITRRQISDHDENTTRESPESWEIITEDESTLYHSNNQLTSSPPHGPAESHPSRAELRNTHISGATAGELSSYQTNHANNSSHSSLRGSAQTSTGEEHPVNPVLIPTSTGLPPGWEEKRDSKGRRYFVNHNSRTTSWTRPLIQKTSEAPVVVAAAAAAATQSGAGVAQSLTPPLPSMSPEESPQHTPSPEATHKSGFLPAGWEVRSAPNGRPFFIDHNTKTTTWVRKQQASDVLLPPIEDPRLKIPVHMRKRPSLDPSDLGPLPPGWEERVHTDGRIFYIDHNTRNTQWDDPRLQNSAITGPAVPYSRDYKQKYDYFRKKMKKPADIPNRFELKLRRNAVLEDSYRRILSVKRADLLKARLWVEFEGEKGLDYGGVAREWFFLMSKEMFNPYYGLFEYSATDNYTLQINPNSGLCNEDHLSYFKFIGRVAGMAVYHGKLLDAFFIRPFYKMMLQKPITLQDMESVDSEYFNSLKWILENDPKDLDLRFTIDEELFGQTRQHELKPGGAEIVITNENKKEYIHLVMQWRFVNRIQKQMTAFKEGFFELIPQDLIKIFDENELELLMCGLGDVDVNDWRENTKYKNSYCSNHAVIQWFWKTVLLMDAEKRIRLLQFVTGTSRVPMNGFAELYGSNGPQLFTIEQWGTRDKLPRAHTCFNRLDLPPYESFEELREKLHIAIENAQGFDGVD; encoded by the exons ATGGCACGTCGGCTGCGCTTGCATTTTGCGTCAAGGAGAAGCAACACGGACCCTCTGTCAGAAAGCCTTAGCAGCCATGGTGAGCAGAGTGGAGTCAGTGTGTCAGCTCGTAGCCCCGCAGAGAGTCTGGCGCACAGTTCTGTACACTTGAAGGTGACTCCGTTGTCACCGAACTATGCTAATTTACAGCGGTACTCTTCAGTATTCATACCCAGGGTTAACGCTGGAGGATTTAATAAAAAGAGCATTCTGCAGATCTCGCTGCAGCCCTGTGGAAAGCTCACTGGAGAGCTTAATGGCAATATAGAGGATGGAGACCCGGGGGCCAGTGAAGGAGGAGCAGGCAGTGGCTCTGACGGAAGCtcgtgcagcagcagcatggcCAGCGATGCCGGGTACTGTAGCAGCAACAGCATCTTTGAGCCAGAGGCTTCAGAAAAGCACAGGACCACCCAGGAGAGGAGTCTACTCAGCCGCAAGTCCAAAGTCCCGCTGAGACGGTGCTCCTCCTTGGTTATATTTCCAAAGAGCCCCTGCAGCACCCCACCTGCTTCCCCAGTCAGTCCAGTGGCTCTACCTGCTCTCCCACCAGCCAGGGGGTCTTATCAGTCATCTCTTCAGACATCTGCCAGTGAATTCTCACTAGATGATGAGGAAGTGAATTGCAGAGAGTCCACCACCACGGCAGCAAGTGACCGTCGTCTCCCAAAAGGAAGCTGTTCATCCGAGTTGAGGGACACCAAACACATGGTGCAATTTAATATTCCTATACAGGATGAaccaaaaggaaaaatggaggaCAGGTGCAAAATAAGGGAACTGTCATCAACTCTAGACAGATCGAATCGTCACTCTAGCAGCGTGCTGCTGCACTTTGCCCACCAGAGACCAATGGTGTCCGGGAAGGGAGCTACAACCACGGCTACAGTCAATGTGGAATATCCTGAGGCTCCTAACCCAGCCACACATCCCGAGGGTGAACAGAACCCTCACAAAAAACTCTATCGTAGTacttctgcttgtttgttctccTCAACTAAACTGTCAGAAAAAGCCCACAAGGTCTGTTCATCAGGAAAAGGTCAGGAAAGGCCTGATGAAAACCATTGTCATCGTGCCATACAAAGGAGCTTTTCCCTGGAGGTGCCCTACGCTAACACAGGAATTTCATGTCACGTTTCAAATCCAAAACTCAGTAGTCCTCACTCTCCACATGTGCACATTCATTTGTCTCCTTGCTGCCCAGCTAAGTTGCAGAGCTCTGTTACTGATGTAAACACAAGCCACAAAGGAAATAACACACCAGAGAGTCCGGTTCAAAACACCAAG ACACGTGATGACTTTCTGGGACAGGTGGACATCCCCTTAAATCAGATACCG acagaaaatcctAATACAGAAAGGCCATACACATTCAAGGATTTTCTGCTTCACCCACGAAG CCACAAGTCCAGAGTCAAAGGTCACCTGCGTCTCAAAATGACCTACCTGCCAAAAAACCCAGATTCAGAGGAGCAAACAGCAGAACAGACTGAGGACATGGAT CCTGGTTGGGAGTTTCTGGAGGCTCAAGACATGTCAGGTCCCAGACAAAACCAGCTGTTGCCTGCTCTGCCCCCTGGCTGGGAGGAGCGGCAGGACAACCTGGGAAGAACCTACTTTGTCAATCATGAGAGCAGAACCACACAGTGGACACGACCCACAATTCA GAACGTTGATGTGGAGATGCAAAGAAGACAGAACAATAACATAGATGCGGAGCATGCTATTATTACACGTAGACAGATCTCAGACCATGATGAGAACACCACACGAGAGTCTCCTGAG AGCTGGGAGATCATTACAGAGGATGAGTCCACCTTGTACCACAGCAATAACCAGCTCACATCAAGTCCACCCCACGGGCCTGCAGAGTCCCACCCGTCCCGCGCCGAGCTGAGAAACACTCACATTTCTGGGGCCACAGCTGGCGAGCTGAGCAGTTACCAGACA AATCATGCTAATAATTCAAGCCATTCCAGTCTCAGAGGAAGTGCCCAGACTTCAACAGGAGAGGAACATCCTGTTAATCCTGTG CTGATTCCAACCTCAACTGGGCTGCCTCCAGGCTGGGAGGAGAAGCGAGACAGTAAAGGGAGACGCTACTTTGTCAACCACAACAGCCGAACCACTTCATGGACACGACCCCTCATTCAA AAAACCTCAGAGGCaccagtagtagtagcagcagcagcagcggcagcaaCACAGAGTGGTGCAGGTGTAGCCCAGAGCCTGACTCCACCCTTGCCATCCATGTCTCCAGAGGAATCTCCTCAGCACACCCCAAGCCCAGAGGCCACACATAAATCTGGCTTCCTGCCGGCTGGTTGGGAGGTTCGCAGTGCTCCCAATGGAAGACCCTTTTTCATCGACCACAATACTAAGACAACTACCTGGGTGAGAAAGCAGCAGGCTTCAGATGTGCTTTTACCTCCAATT GAAGATCCCAGGCTAAAGATCCCTGTGCACATGAGGAAGAGACCATCACTTGATCCATCTGATCTTGGCCCTCTGCCG CCTGGCTGGGAGGAGAGGGTCCACACCGATGGCAGGATATTCTACATAGATCACA ACACCAGGAACACACAATGGGATGATCCCAGATTACAGAACTCAGCTATAACTGGACCA GCAGTGCCTTATTCCAGAGATTATAAACAGAAGTATGACTACTTCCGTAAGAAAATGAAGAAACCG GCTGACATCCCAAACCGTTTTGAGCTGAAACTGAGACGTAATGCGGTGCTGGAGGACTCGTACCGGCGCATCCTCTCCGTGAAGAGGGCAGACCTGCTGAAGGCAAGACTGTGGGTGGAATTTGAGGGAGAAAAAGGACTGGACTATGGTGGTGTGGCCAGGGAATGGTTCTTCCTCATGTCCAAGGAGATGTTCAACCCGTACTATGGACTGTTTGAGTATTCTGCCAC GGACAACTACACACTGCAGATTAACCCCAACTCAGGTTTATGTAATGAGGACCACCTGTCCTACTTCAAGTTTATCGGACGCGTGGCAGGCATGGCCGTGTATCACGGCAAACTGCTTGATG CTTTCTTCATTCGGCCTTTCTACAAGATGATGCTGCAGAAGCCCATCACTCTCCAGGACATGGAGTCTGTT GACAGTGAATATTTCAACTCCTTGAAGTGGATTTTGGAGAACGACCCGAAAGACTTGGATTTAAGGTTCACCATCGACGAAGAGCTGTTTGGACAG ACTCGCCAGCATGAACTGAAGCCGGGCGGCGCAGAGATTGTCATCACTAATGAAAACAAGAAGGAATACATCCA TCTGGTGATGCAGTGGAGGTTTGTGAACAGGATACAGAAACAGATGACTGCCTTCAAAGAG gGATTCTTTGAGTTGATACCTCAAGATCTGATCAAGATCTTTGATGAGAATGAGCTTGAG CTGCTCATGTGTGGTCTTGGAGATGTGGATGTGAATGACTGGAGAGAAAACACCAAGTACAAGAACAGCTATTGCTCCAACCACGCTGTTATCCAGTGGTTTTGGAAA ACGGTGCTGTTGATGGATGCAGAAAAGCGAATCCGACTCTTACAGTTTGTGACAGGAACATCAAGGGTCCCAATGAATGGCTTTGCTGAACTCTATG GGTCTAACGGACCACAGCTTTTCACTATTGAGCAGTGGGGAACACGTGATAAACTCCCCCGAGCCCACACATG CTTCAATCGACTGGACCTGCCTCCTTATGAGTCTTTTGAGGAGCTGAGGGAGAAACTTCACATCGCCATTGAGAATGCACAAGGCTTCGATGGGGTGGATTAG
- the nedd4a gene encoding E3 ubiquitin-protein ligase NEDD4a isoform X2, with translation MARRLRLHFASRRSNTDPLSESLSSHGEQSGVSVSARSPAESLAHSSVHLKVTPLSPNYANLQRYSSVFIPRVNAGGFNKKSILQISLQPCGKLTGELNGNIEDGDPGASEGGAGSGSDGSSCSSSMASDAGYCSSNSIFEPEASEKHRTTQERSLLSRKSKVPLRRCSSLVIFPKSPCSTPPASPVSPVALPALPPARGSYQSSLQTSASEFSLDDEEVNCRESTTTAASDRRLPKGSCSSELRDTKHMVQFNIPIQDEPKGKMEDRCKIRELSSTLDRSNRHSSSVLLHFAHQRPMVSGKGATTTATVNVEYPEAPNPATHPEGEQNPHKKLYRSTSACLFSSTKLSEKAHKVCSSGKGQERPDENHCHRAIQRSFSLEVPYANTGISCHVSNPKLSSPHSPHVHIHLSPCCPAKLQSSVTDVNTSHKGNNTPESPVQNTKTRDDFLGQVDIPLNQIPTENPNTERPYTFKDFLLHPRSHKSRVKGHLRLKMTYLPKNPDSEEQTAEQTEDMDPGWEFLEAQDMSGPRQNQLLPALPPGWEERQDNLGRTYFVNHESRTTQWTRPTIQNVDVEMQRRQNNNIDAEHAIITRRQISDHDENTTRESPESWEIITEDESTLYHSNNQLTSSPPHGPAESHPSRAELRNTHISGATAGELSSYQTNHANNSSHSSLRGSAQTSTGEEHPVNPVLIPTSTGLPPGWEEKRDSKGRRYFVNHNSRTTSWTRPLIQKTSEAPVVVAAAAAAATQSGAGVAQSLTPPLPSMSPEESPQHTPSPEATHKSGFLPAGWEVRSAPNGRPFFIDHNTKTTTWEDPRLKIPVHMRKRPSLDPSDLGPLPPGWEERVHTDGRIFYIDHNTRNTQWDDPRLQNSAITGPAVPYSRDYKQKYDYFRKKMKKPADIPNRFELKLRRNAVLEDSYRRILSVKRADLLKARLWVEFEGEKGLDYGGVAREWFFLMSKEMFNPYYGLFEYSATDNYTLQINPNSGLCNEDHLSYFKFIGRVAGMAVYHGKLLDAFFIRPFYKMMLQKPITLQDMESVDSEYFNSLKWILENDPKDLDLRFTIDEELFGQTRQHELKPGGAEIVITNENKKEYIHLVMQWRFVNRIQKQMTAFKEGFFELIPQDLIKIFDENELELLMCGLGDVDVNDWRENTKYKNSYCSNHAVIQWFWKTVLLMDAEKRIRLLQFVTGTSRVPMNGFAELYGSNGPQLFTIEQWGTRDKLPRAHTCFNRLDLPPYESFEELREKLHIAIENAQGFDGVD, from the exons ATGGCACGTCGGCTGCGCTTGCATTTTGCGTCAAGGAGAAGCAACACGGACCCTCTGTCAGAAAGCCTTAGCAGCCATGGTGAGCAGAGTGGAGTCAGTGTGTCAGCTCGTAGCCCCGCAGAGAGTCTGGCGCACAGTTCTGTACACTTGAAGGTGACTCCGTTGTCACCGAACTATGCTAATTTACAGCGGTACTCTTCAGTATTCATACCCAGGGTTAACGCTGGAGGATTTAATAAAAAGAGCATTCTGCAGATCTCGCTGCAGCCCTGTGGAAAGCTCACTGGAGAGCTTAATGGCAATATAGAGGATGGAGACCCGGGGGCCAGTGAAGGAGGAGCAGGCAGTGGCTCTGACGGAAGCtcgtgcagcagcagcatggcCAGCGATGCCGGGTACTGTAGCAGCAACAGCATCTTTGAGCCAGAGGCTTCAGAAAAGCACAGGACCACCCAGGAGAGGAGTCTACTCAGCCGCAAGTCCAAAGTCCCGCTGAGACGGTGCTCCTCCTTGGTTATATTTCCAAAGAGCCCCTGCAGCACCCCACCTGCTTCCCCAGTCAGTCCAGTGGCTCTACCTGCTCTCCCACCAGCCAGGGGGTCTTATCAGTCATCTCTTCAGACATCTGCCAGTGAATTCTCACTAGATGATGAGGAAGTGAATTGCAGAGAGTCCACCACCACGGCAGCAAGTGACCGTCGTCTCCCAAAAGGAAGCTGTTCATCCGAGTTGAGGGACACCAAACACATGGTGCAATTTAATATTCCTATACAGGATGAaccaaaaggaaaaatggaggaCAGGTGCAAAATAAGGGAACTGTCATCAACTCTAGACAGATCGAATCGTCACTCTAGCAGCGTGCTGCTGCACTTTGCCCACCAGAGACCAATGGTGTCCGGGAAGGGAGCTACAACCACGGCTACAGTCAATGTGGAATATCCTGAGGCTCCTAACCCAGCCACACATCCCGAGGGTGAACAGAACCCTCACAAAAAACTCTATCGTAGTacttctgcttgtttgttctccTCAACTAAACTGTCAGAAAAAGCCCACAAGGTCTGTTCATCAGGAAAAGGTCAGGAAAGGCCTGATGAAAACCATTGTCATCGTGCCATACAAAGGAGCTTTTCCCTGGAGGTGCCCTACGCTAACACAGGAATTTCATGTCACGTTTCAAATCCAAAACTCAGTAGTCCTCACTCTCCACATGTGCACATTCATTTGTCTCCTTGCTGCCCAGCTAAGTTGCAGAGCTCTGTTACTGATGTAAACACAAGCCACAAAGGAAATAACACACCAGAGAGTCCGGTTCAAAACACCAAG ACACGTGATGACTTTCTGGGACAGGTGGACATCCCCTTAAATCAGATACCG acagaaaatcctAATACAGAAAGGCCATACACATTCAAGGATTTTCTGCTTCACCCACGAAG CCACAAGTCCAGAGTCAAAGGTCACCTGCGTCTCAAAATGACCTACCTGCCAAAAAACCCAGATTCAGAGGAGCAAACAGCAGAACAGACTGAGGACATGGAT CCTGGTTGGGAGTTTCTGGAGGCTCAAGACATGTCAGGTCCCAGACAAAACCAGCTGTTGCCTGCTCTGCCCCCTGGCTGGGAGGAGCGGCAGGACAACCTGGGAAGAACCTACTTTGTCAATCATGAGAGCAGAACCACACAGTGGACACGACCCACAATTCA GAACGTTGATGTGGAGATGCAAAGAAGACAGAACAATAACATAGATGCGGAGCATGCTATTATTACACGTAGACAGATCTCAGACCATGATGAGAACACCACACGAGAGTCTCCTGAG AGCTGGGAGATCATTACAGAGGATGAGTCCACCTTGTACCACAGCAATAACCAGCTCACATCAAGTCCACCCCACGGGCCTGCAGAGTCCCACCCGTCCCGCGCCGAGCTGAGAAACACTCACATTTCTGGGGCCACAGCTGGCGAGCTGAGCAGTTACCAGACA AATCATGCTAATAATTCAAGCCATTCCAGTCTCAGAGGAAGTGCCCAGACTTCAACAGGAGAGGAACATCCTGTTAATCCTGTG CTGATTCCAACCTCAACTGGGCTGCCTCCAGGCTGGGAGGAGAAGCGAGACAGTAAAGGGAGACGCTACTTTGTCAACCACAACAGCCGAACCACTTCATGGACACGACCCCTCATTCAA AAAACCTCAGAGGCaccagtagtagtagcagcagcagcagcggcagcaaCACAGAGTGGTGCAGGTGTAGCCCAGAGCCTGACTCCACCCTTGCCATCCATGTCTCCAGAGGAATCTCCTCAGCACACCCCAAGCCCAGAGGCCACACATAAATCTGGCTTCCTGCCGGCTGGTTGGGAGGTTCGCAGTGCTCCCAATGGAAGACCCTTTTTCATCGACCACAATACTAAGACAACTACCTGG GAAGATCCCAGGCTAAAGATCCCTGTGCACATGAGGAAGAGACCATCACTTGATCCATCTGATCTTGGCCCTCTGCCG CCTGGCTGGGAGGAGAGGGTCCACACCGATGGCAGGATATTCTACATAGATCACA ACACCAGGAACACACAATGGGATGATCCCAGATTACAGAACTCAGCTATAACTGGACCA GCAGTGCCTTATTCCAGAGATTATAAACAGAAGTATGACTACTTCCGTAAGAAAATGAAGAAACCG GCTGACATCCCAAACCGTTTTGAGCTGAAACTGAGACGTAATGCGGTGCTGGAGGACTCGTACCGGCGCATCCTCTCCGTGAAGAGGGCAGACCTGCTGAAGGCAAGACTGTGGGTGGAATTTGAGGGAGAAAAAGGACTGGACTATGGTGGTGTGGCCAGGGAATGGTTCTTCCTCATGTCCAAGGAGATGTTCAACCCGTACTATGGACTGTTTGAGTATTCTGCCAC GGACAACTACACACTGCAGATTAACCCCAACTCAGGTTTATGTAATGAGGACCACCTGTCCTACTTCAAGTTTATCGGACGCGTGGCAGGCATGGCCGTGTATCACGGCAAACTGCTTGATG CTTTCTTCATTCGGCCTTTCTACAAGATGATGCTGCAGAAGCCCATCACTCTCCAGGACATGGAGTCTGTT GACAGTGAATATTTCAACTCCTTGAAGTGGATTTTGGAGAACGACCCGAAAGACTTGGATTTAAGGTTCACCATCGACGAAGAGCTGTTTGGACAG ACTCGCCAGCATGAACTGAAGCCGGGCGGCGCAGAGATTGTCATCACTAATGAAAACAAGAAGGAATACATCCA TCTGGTGATGCAGTGGAGGTTTGTGAACAGGATACAGAAACAGATGACTGCCTTCAAAGAG gGATTCTTTGAGTTGATACCTCAAGATCTGATCAAGATCTTTGATGAGAATGAGCTTGAG CTGCTCATGTGTGGTCTTGGAGATGTGGATGTGAATGACTGGAGAGAAAACACCAAGTACAAGAACAGCTATTGCTCCAACCACGCTGTTATCCAGTGGTTTTGGAAA ACGGTGCTGTTGATGGATGCAGAAAAGCGAATCCGACTCTTACAGTTTGTGACAGGAACATCAAGGGTCCCAATGAATGGCTTTGCTGAACTCTATG GGTCTAACGGACCACAGCTTTTCACTATTGAGCAGTGGGGAACACGTGATAAACTCCCCCGAGCCCACACATG CTTCAATCGACTGGACCTGCCTCCTTATGAGTCTTTTGAGGAGCTGAGGGAGAAACTTCACATCGCCATTGAGAATGCACAAGGCTTCGATGGGGTGGATTAG